A genomic stretch from Microtus pennsylvanicus isolate mMicPen1 chromosome 11, mMicPen1.hap1, whole genome shotgun sequence includes:
- the LOC142831589 gene encoding olfactory receptor 1468-like — MIMSNQTFISHFLLLGLNIPPEHRPLYYALFLAMYLTTVLGNLIIIILILLDSHLHTPMYFFLSNLSFSDLCFSCVTMPKLLHNMQSHGPSISYAGCLTQMYFIIILVALEGFLLVVMAYDRYVAICFPLHYTSIMSPKLCVSLVVLCWMLATLHALLHTLLMARLSFCEDNVIPHFFCDISALLKLACSDTYINELMIFVVGGILSVIPFSLIIVSYVQIVCSILKVSSARVIHKVFSTCGSHLSVVSLFYGTLIGLYIFPSANNSNVKETAMAMMYTAVTPMLNPFIYSLRNRDMKEALISVLCKKKISLY; from the coding sequence ATGATAATGAGCAATCAAACTTTCATctctcacttcctccttctgGGCCTGAATATCCCACCAGAGCACCGACCCCTTTACTATGCCCTGTTCCTGGCTATGTACCTCACCACCGTTCTGGGaaacctcatcatcatcatcctcattctACTGGACTCCcatctccacacacccatgtacttctttctCAGTAATTtgtccttctctgacctctgcttttCCTGTGTCACAATGCCCAAACTGTTGCATAACATGCAGAGCCATGGCCCATCCATCAGCTATGCAGGTTGTCTGACACAAATGTACTTTATAATAATTCTTGTAGCATTGGAGGGCTTCCTTCTTGTAGTCATGgcatatgaccgctatgtggccatctgcttcCCCCTTCATTACACCAGCATCATGAGTCCCAAACTCTGTGTGAGTCTGGTGGTGTTGTGCTGGATGCTGGCCACACTCCATGCCCTTCTGCACACCCTACTGATGGCCAGATTGTCATTCTGTGAGGACAATGTGATCCCCCACTTTTTCTGTGACATATCTGCCCTGCTCAAGTTGGCCTGCTCTGACACTTATATTAATGAATTAATGATATTTGTCGTTGGAGGGATTTTAAGTGTCATCCCATTCTCACTCATCATTGTGTCCTATGTGCAAATTGTCTGCTCCATCCTAAAGGTTTCATCTGCTCGGGTTATCCACAAGGTCTTCTCCACCTGTGGCTCCCACCTGTCTGTGGTCTCACTGTTCTATGGGACACTTATTGGTCTCTACATATTTCCATCCGCTAATAACTCCAATGTAAAGGAGACAGCCATGGCCATGATGTACACAGCAGTGACTCCCATGCTGAACCCCttcatctacagcctgaggaacagagACATGAAAGAGGCCCTGATAAGTGTCCTTTGCAAGAAGAAAATCTCCTTATATTAG